The genome window GCCCCAgtgtcctctctcctccaccTTCGAAGCACCTTGTTTTGTTACACATCTTTTATTCAACATTCCCAAAAGCTCAGTCTCAGCCCAATTGTCCTCTGAACCTACTACATGCTTTGTGTCAAGGTCTTCTCTGCCTTTATATCCACTAGTCTACTGATTCTGTCTCATGTAATGAGCAACTGCCTGACCAGTTAATTAGTCCTCAGTGGAAATGTGAATTATCTCCTTGATATTTAAACGCCTTGGCAAGAATGTTGTAaagacctgcagccctttgctgtgtgtcatcccccatctctctcccacctttcctgtctatccactgtcactctgaaataaaggggaaaaaagccccccaaaaaaatcttgtaAAGTCATTGTGAGGGCAGAAATGGCAAAGACTGGGGGTGACTAATACAATCATATTTTATCTGGCTTCAAATATGACCATCACGAGCAACAAATCTGTGGCTCGCATAAGGTTTTCTAACTTTATTCTCACTGTAATGTTAAACCAATTTATGCACATCAAGTAGTTTAATTATTCCGATTTTTATATCTTAATcatcatttatatttattgtgcTGTATCTGTTCTTACCTGCTGCTGCATGTTATCTCACATCCAGCCTGATACATTGACTACAAGGGTGATAATAACCCCTGTTATTAGAAgaagaatttatttttatttattaaagttTCTATTTTCACTTTTTCGTGGTGAGTAAAATATGCTGTGGATGTGTGTAAGACTGTAACAGTCACACTGTGCACAAATGCATGGTTGTTAATCTTTTTATGACAATCTCCAAAGTTGCTTTATACCTAGTGTCCATTAGGTCTGCCAAAATGTATTACTTCCTTACTGAACAAGTTCTGTCCAAATTCTTCCCTCCATGGCAGTAATATATTCTGTGTGATATCAGATGTTATAGGCCCCAGAAGTTTCATCTGCAAATAATTAAAGTTATTGACAGTAATAATACAATCATTAATTCTTTATTCAGTGCACCATCTTTACAAATCACAGTTGCTAACACAAGATCAGCACTTAAGAAAGACTTCCTTGCATGAGGGAAAGATATTTGAAACTaaattgtatttgtctctgtTGTCCAAAAAGGAACaagtttagtattttttttagaaTCTGGAATCCAGTGATCAACACGTAGATTAGTTTGGCCTGCAAAACATTTGTAATCACATCGACCTAAAGCAGAGAGGACCACAGCAGAACCAACAACAGGGAAAAGACGCCTCTGAGTGTAATCTGTCTAGCTCCATTGGTTTCTATACTCCTGTCTCTTAGCTGCCTCTGCTGGCCAGATGTTAGATGGCAGCGCTTCATGTTTCCAGCTGTGTCCCACACCAGAAGCTCAGCctgagcagagcagcagctggacGTGTACCTCACCCACAGTGGCTGAGATGAGCTCGGTGCCCATTCAGATACATTCAAAGGTGGGTCTCCTTTCTCTAATCTTGCTTTGTGGCGGTGGTGATGATGGTGGCCTCCACTGGTTGTCTTGTCCCTGTGTGCCTGTTGTTGATCTGGGTCGGGTTGGGCCTCTCCCAGGCTGTCCTCTGTGGGTGGGGGGCTGTGGAATAAGGTCAGAATGCCTTCACCCTTCTGTAGCTGGAGGGCAGCGAGCCCAGAGCGCCCCCTGTCTGACACGACCAAAGATATGATCCAGTTAGACTCGTTACAAATGGAAGGACAGGTAGACTGTACTCGCGTTGCGGAGCAGGATGGTGGGGACGTGTCAGGATCCTacaagagaaagaggaagtgatgtcaGTTGTACATAGAAAACTCAATGAACAGAGTTTAAGATGATTAAATGATCTGTACGtacaaaaaaatcccaataaaaGCAGACTCCAAATGGACTATATCGTATCAGTTTTTTAGTCAATGCTCACCGGGGGGACCACAGTCAAGTAGGCCACTGCGTAATTTGAGTCTGGAGAATCAAGAGCGTTCACCGTGAGTGTAAGCGTGACAGTAGCTCCTGACTGAGCTGTGGCAGGAGTGAAGAGGTCCACCAGGCCGTGGAAAGACCCTTGTTCAGCAACATGGAACCTGAGGGACAGACATTTTCCTATAGGTCACATTATATACTTCACTACAACAGTCCTCAAAAGGTACAACATTGTCTTTTCTTATATTACATTAATACTTTaatcttttatattttttgctCTACCTGTGAGGTTCTCTCTTATGAAGATATCCACAGTCATCATTGGCACTCAGACTGAAGAGTCGGGCAGGGCCATGGTTCAGGATGTTAAAGTTCACTATTGTGCTGTGACCGGGTACCAGGCGAGGGACAGACAGCACctgaagagatagagagacacacaaactaTGACATATTGTCACAACAACGGCCAGTTGATTTGAGGTACATCAATGTAAATTTGGataaatcagaaaaagttgTATGGAAAGCTAGTAAACGAAAAGCCATATTTTGACATCTTTGAAAGGTAAGTTATTTTAACTCCAGCTGAAAATGGAGCACAACCCGCAGTTTGGCTGTTATAATGCAATGATTGAGTTTTGTCCACTTGGCGGCAGCAGAACAAGCTGTAATCACAACACCAACATACAGTATTATGGTAGCAGAAGTGCATGCATTAGTCTCCACTATCACCTGAGGAAAATACAGTATCTGGctatttagctgctaaatggtCTTCAACTGCATCTTCATCTGTTAGTCGCTAACCTTTCTGTCTTCTGTTTGGTGCTGTGCAGGAAGTCTCAGTGAGTTTATCACAGCTttatttttgctgaaaacagctgcctgttgTATCTGGAAATGGCTGAACCGAAACAGTAAAGCTGTGGGCCattaaatcaaaacaatgagctaaaagatgCAGCCCATGTCTTGTTCAGCATTACCTGTATCTGAACATGAGTGGGCTGAACCATCTCCGTGGAAACCCTCTCCAGCTTGTTTCCTCTGCTGTCTCGGCCTGTTAGTCGAACACAAAAGGGGACTCTGGGAACAACCTCCACCCATCCCACCAGCTCCGTTACAGAATaggatgatgaagaggaggacaaGTTCAGCATCACCTGCTGGAGGCTTTCCCTGTCAGCTCCCAgcagcgtcacgtgactgaaagATGCCTCCTCATCCGGAGCCAGGTCTGTCACAGCCAGCACCAGAAAGGCAGGAACACCTGGGAAATCAAATAAGGAACAAGGCAGTTTTGCTAAATGGCAGGCACATTCCTGGTTGCGAGACCTACAGTATCGTACGCTGTCACTGATACATCACTAATTATATTAGGAAAGAAATCAAACTCTCTTACCTGCTACTGGACTACCCTCCACTCTGGCCAGACCTGGGTGTGTCTCATTGTTAACTGTTGCAAAGTAATACAGGAAATCTACACTGCTGTCACCTGGGGGTGCAGatcaaaagcaaaaacaaacagttgcCTCTTTTCTCAGTTCAAGTGCAGGTAAATAAGAACTAATGTGTCTAAcatgttctttttcttttacctaTCACATTGAATGTGAGGTGTCCGTCATTCTTGGCTTGGAGTTTCCACTGGCCTGGCTGTATAGGAGAGAGCAGGCGGATGCGGTACAGACCTTCAAAGCGTTCCAACTCTGCCAGGGGGCCCTCCTCACTCAGCAGAGACAGGCTTTGTTCTAACAAGGAGATGAAGATTAAAACATGGTATTATGTTTTTCTATCAAGTGCAAAGAAGAATAATGGTATTGTAAGAGCAAATATAAATtgcagttgaaaaaaacaactaatgccTCGATATAGCTTCCGTTAAGTGCTTATACCTTTGCCATACCTGATGGACTGGTAAGGATACACTCTGTCAGGATGCCAGTGACATGTAGTGTGACGTTTTTTACTGAGCTGTCAACTCTGAAGGAATGGGAGGACATCAACTCTTGGTCACTTTCCACATGGAGGAGGGTCACCTGGGGAGCAAGGAGAAAGATGTACATGGTATAGTAAGTGCCTATAATGCAACTTGTATGTAAAAGGGGTCTTtggcagacacaaacacagataatgaatgaattcattATAGAGCACTTTAGTgtttttcagctcattgtttttgtttttttttagaccaCAGGTTTACTGTTTTGCTTCTCCATCACAGCTCTCAACCTCATTTTAAGCTGCACCAGAAAGCTACCTGCACAACAGGTATGATTGACACAGGGTTGACATTTGGTTTGTACATAATAACTTTGGGTTAGCTGTTTGAGTTGATTATATGATAATTATGATTTCATTGTTTGAGTTATGGAGAAGGCATAGGACCAGATTAATTGTATATTGAGACTGTTATATATttactgttatttttttaaattattacatgtttgaaaattaattattaaatcaaatcaaaaatcaaTACTGAAGTTGGcagctagctggtgaacatagtggcgcatttagcagctaaagaacaagatatttttctcaggagttggtggagaccagaAACAGAgccaaaatgaaaaagaatATTAGATTTACGTTCATTAGgtggacagacacacaaatgtgtAAATATGAATCTGTTGAACTGTAGTTTGCCATACCAACTGTATATGGTGAATGTATGTCAATTAACAGCTTATTTCCACCAAAAAGggaaaacagttaaaaacagGCACTCATTCTTACAAATGTGGCTCAGTTACTGGGACCCTCACAGTGGGTTGCAAGATAAATCTGAAGGTTTGTAAGATAATTAACAAGGTAGGAACATCATTTTTTCAGACTttcctttttttgctttttttgttgtgttttattgaACAGTTTTTCCTCTTcacgtcacaagccaaaactGTTGGTGACCACTGATGCCTTCTTcgccttaacccttgtgttgtcttaccGTTGACCATgcaagtttttgtttttctgggtcaaaatttcaaattaaaactttttttccccgacaccttttttgcttttttagtCTTTTGTCACTTGTTACAATGTTGGTCAATTTTCTCTGCGctactttttgacgtttttgttgttctttccccgcgtttttgaagcttttgccAACATtattggtcacttttttcaacgttcttttgtcaattttttttcttcaaatgctatggATGGAACATGTATGGaaacatccatgttattttatttgacaatttggttgaagaAACTTAAAAAGGTtctctgatatagaaactttttaaattgggtcaaatttgacccgaagacatcAGGAGGGTTAAGAACCTGTTAGATTTGGTTCAactgtttaaagctatagtgcgtagtttctgtctgcCCCATgtggaattctaagtaatgacaacaaaactgtcggcacgtccacatgacacaagccctCCCATGCTCCCACCCCTCcgccacgcagttgctagtagccaaggaggacacggaggattaagaaaacatgatggactcttaaGAAGATGTAATTATCTACACTTGattttctgcgcgcgaaagttgccggacgacatcagtttctgaacatagacatactgagaaatacagagagagttgtgtggagctgatagtttTAATTAgatttgtagcaactcatttagcaatggcttgaatgtaacagacgttcattaatataaaacgttacgcactaaagctttaacatgtTGATGTCCAGCAATACAAAGGATCTTGCTGCTGTACCTTGTCAGAAGCTGTGTTATCCTCTACTATCGTAGAGACCCCGCGGATGTCAGAGTTGGTGGTGAATATTGTCAGTCCTCCTGACAGGGAGGACAGGGAAGAGTAGAGAGAGAAACGATCAGGGGACAAAGGTTCActccttctcctcctttccctcctactcctcctcttcctccccctttTGCTCTCTGATGTGTAGTTGGGGTCTTCAGTTAGGAGAAAAGTCACCTGTGGGAAAATCAGCCCATAACATGACCAATGTttgagctatatatatatatatataaatataaaggtttcaaatgtgttttatttacatGTAGGCTTTCCAGCTGAAAATCAGAAAATGTCCCCATAAATTCCAACTGCATGTGTGAAACACTGAAGATATTGTAGCTTTTATTAGAGAGGAATTATCTAATACAATCAAACCTCACCTTGCTCTGTTTCTCAAGTGCGAGGGCCTTCACCACATCAAACAAGTGGGCGTCTTTAGGGGAGGCATCAGTGAATACAAAGATCTCTGACAGTGGTGGACTGTGAGTGAGCGccagctaaaaaaaacacacagcaagATGGGAAATTAGCTGCCATGTGTGCTTGTAATTCTCATATTGTACATGTGTTCACAAGAAGGAACATCTAAATGTACCTGAATAGCAGAGAGGCACATCTCTGGTTCATCTCCTCCTCCCAGCGCCATCAGGTTCTCCATGTGCTGCATAAACTGGTTTGGGTCATCGGTCTCATACACTGGTCCTACCTCTGCAGAGTACAGAAGATAGAAGTGATAGATAGCTCTTTAAGCAGAAATAACAGGAGATCTATAAGAATGGTAACCATCATATTGAACTATTGAAGTGTAGAGTGAAGAGTTGAAGCTTAATTTAATTGCTAAGACAAAATTGAGAGGGCCTTACACCCTATTTAAGGGAAAAGTTCCACATttcgattattttttgggctttttttaaTTGATATGACAGCTGTAGACAAGAacggggggagagagagtggagtGACGAGCAAAGGGCAGCAGATTGGAATTGAACCCTGgccactgcggtaaggactgagccttggtacatggggcgcacgctcaatgAGGTGAGCTACCAAGGCGCCctggaatagttcaacattttggaaatacAGTTATTTGCTAAtttttgctgagagttagatgagaagtttGTCTTGtctttacagtaatgttatACCATCACCTGGATCATGGAAGGGCACAAGTAGAAAGGTGCCAGGCTGCCCACAGCTGCCGGCTCGGCTCTGGATGATGGAGTGGGCCCTGAAGCGAGCCGCAGTGATCTCCTCAAACATGCTGCCTGTAGTGTCCATGACAAACACCAATGCAGGGACCTGCTTCACACTGAAGAGCCTGTCGAAGGAAGTTTAGAAGGAAAATAAGACATACTACATACACTCAACAGCTGAAAATCGTAAAGAAAATGTTATGTTGCTTAACTGAATAACTCCAGGGTTGAATACAACAAATTAACCAATTAAGGTGAGCTGATTTGGGGAAATACAATTGCCTGTAAAACAGTTGTCAAAACCTACCTGAGAAAGGTTTTATGGCCCACAGTGTCTCTGAGGTCTCTCAGTACACTCAGAGTGGCTTCAGTCGCCAAATTGGCAGCTTCCACATGGAGATAATGGTGAGGGGAGAAAAAAGGTGAGGTGCTGTCTTTGTTGATGCCCCCTTTGGCCCCCTTATAGCGACTACTGTCCAGAATACCTCCATGACTACATTTGCCTGAAAAAGAAACAGTCAGTATCTTTAATTCTTTATAGAGTGAGTTTGAAaagcataaaaacattaaagcatTCAAcggaaaaaaaagctttttaattCATTGTACTTATTCCTTTGCTTTTTTGGCAGGACTGCAGCTATTGGTGGCTGAGGTTTTCTCTGACATACCTTGAGGTTTTGTAGGAAAAGTGCTGAAGTAGCCAGTAGTGAGCAGCTGGGTGTCTTGCTGTCTGTTTGTCATTCTTGGCAGGAGGTTGTTTCGACAGGTGTGGCTGAAGCACTCCATACAGGTAGGAGTGTCTTCTGTGGACAGAAAGGAAGAGGGGTGAGTCTAGTATTGTTTGTGAGGCCCAATAAAGCTCTGAATCATTACGGCAGTGGAAACACAAATACTTTGCTGTTATCTTTGTTTGGGTTTGGGGATTAAAGGCATTTTCTTACACATCAAGTTCACAATGTGACACATTTTTAGCCCAAGAGggactgaaataaaatgtggttTGAAAGTATTCATGAGATTGACTTCCCATCACTCTACAAGTTATGGACAAGAATGGAATATGGAAATCAGTAGAGTCAGTGTCGTAGGGTGTGCATGGGTTAcagaggtgagtgtgtgtgatgatttaaatattttaatcaggACTTTTTCCTTTCTGGTGCACATTGACACAAATCTCTCGATAATGAAAGTTTTGAAATCATCACACAgatgacattttcttttaaagaatTTAGAAAGATTATCTGGgcaaaactttttttcccttcttaAGTCatacacacaggagagaaaaccAATTTAGAACAGACTCAGAAAATTGATCACCAGaattcttttctctcacttgcCTCTAGGGCACCCGTAGAtttgggctgcaactaacgattattttcattttcattatcgatgAATCTGCTGATTTTTTTCTCGATGAATCAATTAATCGTTTAGTATAAGAAATGGTGAACGTGGCATTCAGATATtgttacatttgagaagctggagaaTGTGTgcatttttacttaaaaaatgGCTGAGACAATTCATTGATTATGAAAATAGCTGCTGATTCATTTTCTATCGAGTGACTActactttaatttaaataattctTGCAGCTCTAACTCAgaatggcttttattttgagCTTTTGTACAAATTGATTTGGGTTATCGACTTTTGAAGCATATTGCTTATTTAAGGATACACTGTATAGCCAATTTACAAAGTAAATATACATTACAGATTAGGCTATAGGTGTTGAACTTTTTAGACCATCCCTCACTTTTCCACTAGTTGCTTTCAGTGTTCTCCACCCTCCATAAGCCACCTGCTTGCATACCTGTTTTCCACTGATCATTAACAtccacagtatttatatagtcATAGTTTCCACTGTTTAGTAGCCAGAATGTCTACATTGTACAAGGTGTGGTTGTAGAACCAGTCAGATTGCTGACTGTTCTAACAGCCCTTCCACTGAGCTCTAATCTAATTATCTTAGCTTGGCCTCAGCCTGCCTGGCCTTTGTGAAAATGTAGGACAAGGCCATTACTCTAACAAGCATCCAGATCGTGATATACTGCAACAGATAAAAATGCCTGGATTACACCACAGTAAAAAGCCCATATCAAGAAGCAGAGAATAGAAAGAAAACTGTACAAGAACATATGACTCCAAATGTGGTACTAATCAAATTATTTGTTCTTATATTTTGATCAGGAGCACAGTTAATGTTTCACCTATGAGGAACCCAATTGGAAAAGACCATGTGTCCCTTAGGACTGAGGAATATGGTTGAATACCACAATATTAATAACAGTACACAATCAGGTATGCAATCACATGAAATGTGTAAGAACCCTTAGTAACTTATGTTGTTAAGATTTCCTGAATAATTCCATCATAATATTCTGCTAAATGGTCAATAACCCATGATACTGAATCCTCTCCTAGCCCTGGGATCCCTTTTTAATGTGATGAACCTTTTTAATGTGCTAGTGTAATCGCAGAAGAATTGAAGAATTACCTTCAGCAACAGGGATGGCAGGCTCCTCTGGCTGCAGCAGGTGGAGGTAAATGAAGCGCTGGCCCATCTCAACCCAGTTACTGTGGCTGTAGAAGTCCTGGCATAACAGACATTTGAAAGACAAAGCATTACATTTTTGCCAGCGCACACTGATTGAATTTTCATTGCAACAATTCAGCCATTGcaacatacatacaaattagTATTCATGCAAACATGAATGAGAAAAGCCACATTTTCAAAATCCCCACTAGTGTTTTTGATCATGTCCCACTTTTCTTTAACAATATTTTGTCAAGAAAAGTGTTGTCAACTGTAAACATCGTAAGCTGCGTGTTACAAACTGTTTACCTTCTGCATTTAAAACCGCTTTtgttatttgtgtatttatgagTGCGCTAAGACGATTGTTCTCAAATTGTAAAACAAGAAGTAAATGCAGCCTTTATTACCATTGCCTATAAAAAATGGTGGGCTAAAAGTGTCCTGACGTGTGGCACAGTTTTAAATTGGCTCCTTTTAAATGCTTCCTAATTTGAGCATCAGAGTTGATATTACATGTGGTGTCCCTTGAGGTTAGTTTATTGCCAATAATTAGCCTTTGTGGCCCTACAACAGGCCAACAACTGGAAGTATGGTATGAACTTCCATGTATGAACATCCTTAACAGTGCTGCTGTTTACCTGCAGGGAGTGAAATAGCTGGCCCAAGCTGTGACGAGCTCTTTGGTACTCTTTGGCCCGTACTGAGAGCAGAGTCTGAGCCCAGATCTGCCGTAACATCCCCATGGCGCTGTCCACACGCTCTGAATCAAAGTGGTACACCGGGTTGGACCTGGTGGAGCTCAGGAAGTCCATGTCCGCATTGGACTTCACCACCTCTCCCACAGCTCTCCAGAAGCCACGGCCCAGTTTGGTCTGGGAGGGATACAGACTGATTTTTATCATCATTCAAATGTGATGATGTAGTGCTCAGCTATCACAATGTAATATGAACACAGAAGAAGAGCAAGTGTGACTTCTTTGAAACGGTTTGGGTTTTAATACAATAAAGCTCTCATTAACTCCTTTGTGTAATAGTAGAAAGTAGGTATATCATACTGAATGTAAAGCCAATATCCTGACATCAGCTCACCTGTTCCTCTGCATGGTTTCCCTGGTGTTTCTTGGTGCCCCTCAGAGTCTCCATGGTGACATTGACAATAGCCCGCTCTGTGAtgtactggtgtgtgtgtgagtcccaGGACAGCGTTAACACTCGAGACCAAAAGTTGGGGAGGAAACCCATGCAGGGTAAAGCCAGGAAGAGAAGGTAAGCGAGAATAAACCAGTGCATCTGCTTTCCACTCACTTCCCAAATTCTTCCTTTGCCCGGTGACGTCATGCTCTGGAGATGGGGTGAGTAGGTCATATCCTACctgcatgaaataaaaaatatatgggTTTCACATTCAGTTGCAATACAAAATACACTGTTGTATCCGATTTGATGGCATTCAATAGGCATGGCTGATGACATAGGCCAACTTTTACATTTGAATGTAATGGCTAAGATTTGGCTAATTATTGACCTAAAAAACAAATCTTTTAAATCATTACaaaatacattgttttaatATGGCGACAAACAACTGCCATGTtcacatacagagagagtaCTAATTTGGAATTGTGTCACTGGACAACTGATTGTCTGATTGGACAAGTCCAATGTTAACTCATATTTTAGCTCTATTTTAGTATCCACCAACTCCTCGCTCCTTAGCTTCTAGATGCTTcattatgttcaccagctatcTTTTTCTGTTCACCGTTTCTACCAGTACTGAGCAGTCAGTTTATCCCAGACcctttttttgctgaaaacagctatCTGCTGCTGCTAAACGGTAAAAGTGAACAGAAACTGTGAAGTTGTGGACTGGAAAACCAAAAGAATGAGCAAAAACATGCTCTGTAGCGCTGACGGGATCCTGCAAGGTTAGATGATAATCACCTATGGTTCCATCATTACGAGCACCATCTGTCATATTACAGATAgtcaattacattacattacattacattacattacacttaGCTGgggcttttatccaaagccacttccaataagtgcattcaaccatgaaggtacaaactAGGAGCAGCAAGAATTACATACAAGAAGTActtcaaataagccaaactacaaagtaCCGCATGTAAGTGCAACATGCAACTGCAAGTTTTTTTAATCcattgtttatataaaaatattgatgaaGGCTGCTTTAATTAATATAGTTTTCCCTTTTAAGATTTTATGCtatatttgttttttccaaGCTGTAATCGTTGCACGTTAGAAGACATGTTGAAAATATTGTTAGttcaaacattaaaacacatttagctGAACTGAACAatcattgccaaatgagttctTAAATAAGGAGTCATGCAGAAAGTATTGCTAGTATTGAAGTATCTGCTTGCTAAACGGATGGATCCATGCATTGATCCAACTCCTATTGTTCAATGATGTTTTGTGCAAATTTGATCAGTTGGTGTTTGTGCTGGTCATCCATGTGTCTTTTCTGTCATCACCCACTCCTttacacccccccccacctcctctcACATTTTTGTCAGCCTTGTCTGTACAGAGGCTACTATTGTTCTTTGTCATCTTTATTCAGATACAATACGTGGTTTTTGTTCTCATAGTCTGTGCTTTCACAAGGGATAGAAAGAAACAAAGCATGAGGCCTATAAACAACGGCTCCTTCTACTCTGCCAGCCCTCATTCAGTGAAGCAGTTTTAATTGATTGGTGAGGTCTCTTAAATTGAGAGCACAATGACTCTTCCTTTCACTCATTCTGCAGGAGTGATGCAATATCTAAAACTATCTAAAACTACTCATACGCTGACTATTAataacatttttattgtttcacATTCCTAACAGATAGAACTTGTGTACTGTAATTCACTTTAGGTGACCAACCACTTGTGCTTAGATTGCCCTTTAACACACAAGGCTTGTAAGTAAAGTGTATAGAGCTTAGGTTCAGACCATCTTCATCACAGTGCAATAATGTCAACTACATACTGTAGGAAAGTGCAAACTATTTTATTCACCAAGACTTAAGTGCAAAATGAGCATATGatgtattgttattttttttaattaattagcaaCTACAAACTTTGCTCAAAGATTTGCTttctgcaaaaaataaaaaatgttctcACCTTAGTTCATGGTAGACTTTTTCTCTTTACATTTTGTTCAGACACCACAGCTTTCAGCAGAGACGTTGCAGTCCTGTATGTGCAAAACACCACACCACTTCATATGACCACATAGACTATTACCACGTCCTGTCAGACGAGGGAACTGCACAGTCTCACAGCATTTCTGTCTGTGTAACAAAATTATTATTGAGTCTTCTTGTCTGTCCTTGGGCTCTTGTCTCTTGCCAGCTCCTCCGTGAGTAAAATAACAAGCAACATATGAAAGGGAGAAGCACTTTGTTTAACTCGGATAAGAGTCTGGTTGAAGCTGAGTGGTTGCTTCTTAGCGTTTGGGGAACACCATGAGGCAGAAGACATCTCGTCATAGCTCCCCTACAGCCTCGTGCCCCTCCTTGCTCCCCATTATTGCGCGGTGCATTGATTCACCACAATAGGGCCGCATATATTACCAGCCAGGGTGTTCAGCTTAGGCCTTCCCCAACCCCCCTGCCTCCATCCAtcactctctcttttcctcacaaAACCAAAAAACTGCTTTTCACAACCGTAAACACAATAaccccttcctctctccctagTTACACACATTTCTAATGGCAATGCAAAGAAGGGCATCAGTTGCTAGCCAACACTTGGGACACTGTTGAACTTCAGTTTGTTGGATTGAATGTTGTAAAAGAAGAAGCAAATGAGTGGGGTATTTTTCAGCTTTGGCCTTCTGGTGTTTCAGGGTTTGGTTCTAGTATTTTGGCATTATTCTGGTATCTCTGGTCATATTAGGCCTATGTGTTTCAAATATTTCATTCTGTTTTAGTTAAGGATTGAAAGCgaaacaaacaaagagacaaagagaacgTTTTGATGCAGAACATGTTTTGTCCATGGTATATTTCATTGCAAACCAcagttctatttcgtataggcttcgccctctaagctacgctattgggtttatcccttcgcgcatgcgcagtcgtgaagattttctttcctg of Sander lucioperca isolate FBNREF2018 chromosome 5, SLUC_FBN_1.2, whole genome shotgun sequence contains these proteins:
- the vwa7 gene encoding von Willebrand factor A domain-containing protein 7, with the translated sequence MTYSPHLQSMTSPGKGRIWEVSGKQMHWFILAYLLFLALPCMGFLPNFWSRVLTLSWDSHTHQYITERAIVNVTMETLRGTKKHQGNHAEEQTKLGRGFWRAVGEVVKSNADMDFLSSTRSNPVYHFDSERVDSAMGMLRQIWAQTLLSVRAKEYQRARHSLGQLFHSLQDFYSHSNWVEMGQRFIYLHLLQPEEPAIPVAEEDTPTCMECFSHTCRNNLLPRMTNRQQDTQLLTTGYFSTFPTKPQGKCSHGGILDSSRYKGAKGGINKDSTSPFFSPHHYLHVEAANLATEATLSVLRDLRDTVGHKTFLRLFSVKQVPALVFVMDTTGSMFEEITAARFRAHSIIQSRAGSCGQPGTFLLVPFHDPEVGPVYETDDPNQFMQHMENLMALGGGDEPEMCLSAIQLALTHSPPLSEIFVFTDASPKDAHLFDVVKALALEKQSKVTFLLTEDPNYTSESKRGRKRRSRRERRRRSEPLSPDRFSLYSSLSSLSGGLTIFTTNSDIRGVSTIVEDNTASDKVTLLHVESDQELMSSHSFRVDSSVKNVTLHVTGILTECILTSPSEQSLSLLSEEGPLAELERFEGLYRIRLLSPIQPGQWKLQAKNDGHLTFNVIGDSSVDFLYYFATVNNETHPGLARVEGSPVAGVPAFLVLAVTDLAPDEEASFSHVTLLGADRESLQQVMLNLSSSSSSYSVTELVGWVEVVPRVPFCVRLTGRDSRGNKLERVSTEMVQPTHVQIQVLSVPRLVPGHSTIVNFNILNHGPARLFSLSANDDCGYLHKREPHRFHVAEQGSFHGLVDLFTPATAQSGATVTLTLTVNALDSPDSNYAVAYLTVVPPDPDTSPPSCSATRVQSTCPSICNESNWIISLVVSDRGRSGLAALQLQKGEGILTLFHSPPPTEDSLGEAQPDPDQQQAHRDKTTSGGHHHHHRHKARLEKGDPPLNVSEWAPSSSQPLWVRYTSSCCSAQAELLVWDTAGNMKRCHLTSGQQRQLRDRSIETNGARQITLRGVFSLLLVLLWSSLL